A DNA window from Enterobacter cloacae subsp. cloacae ATCC 13047 contains the following coding sequences:
- a CDS encoding carbon starvation CstA family protein — MDTKKLLKHVPWALLGILGAFCLAVVALRRGEHVSALWIVVASVSVYLVAYRYYSLYIAQKVMKLDPTRATPAVINNDGLNYVPTNRYVLFGHHFAAIAGAGPLVGPVLAAQMGYLPGTLWLLAGVVLAGAVQDFMVLFISSRRNGSSLGEMIKEEMGRVPGTIALFGCFLIMIIILAVLALIVVKALAESPWGVFTVCSTVPIALFMGIYMRFLRPGRVGEVSVIGIVLLVASIYFGGVIAHDPYWGPALTFKDTTITFALIGYAFISALLPVWLILAPRDYLATFLKIGVIVGLAIGIVIINPELKMPAVTQYIDGTGPLWKGALFPFLFITIACGAVSGFHALISSGTTPKLMANETDARFIGYGAMLMESFVAIMALVAASIIEPGLYFAMNTPPAGLGITMPNLHEMGGDNAALIMAQLKDASAHAAATVSSWGFVISPEQIMQTAKDIGEPSVLNRAGGAPTLAVGIAHVFHKVLPWADMGFWYHFGILFEALFILTALDAGTRAGRFMLQDLLGNFVPFLKKTDSLVAGVLGTAGCVGLWGYLLYQGVVDPLGGVKSLWPLFGISNQMLAAVALVLGTVVLVKMKRTKYIWVTMVPALWLLLCTTWALGLKLFSSNPQLEGFFYMANQYKAKIAAGGADLTAQQIANMNHIVVNNYTNAGLSILFLVVVYSIIFYGIKTWMKVRNAEGRTDKETPYVPVPEGGVKTSSHH, encoded by the coding sequence ATGGATACTAAAAAACTACTGAAGCACGTGCCCTGGGCCTTACTCGGGATCCTCGGCGCTTTCTGTCTGGCGGTTGTCGCATTACGCCGGGGCGAACACGTAAGCGCCCTGTGGATCGTGGTCGCGTCGGTTTCCGTCTACCTTGTGGCTTATCGCTACTACAGCTTATACATCGCGCAGAAGGTCATGAAACTCGACCCGACGCGTGCCACCCCGGCGGTCATTAACAATGACGGCCTGAACTACGTGCCAACCAACCGCTATGTGCTGTTTGGTCACCACTTTGCCGCCATTGCAGGCGCTGGCCCGCTGGTCGGCCCGGTACTGGCCGCGCAGATGGGCTACCTGCCGGGTACCCTGTGGCTGCTCGCTGGTGTAGTGCTGGCGGGTGCGGTGCAGGACTTTATGGTGCTGTTTATCTCCTCGCGCCGTAACGGTTCGTCGCTGGGTGAGATGATCAAAGAAGAGATGGGCCGCGTGCCGGGTACCATCGCCCTCTTCGGCTGCTTCCTGATTATGATCATCATCCTCGCGGTGCTGGCATTAATCGTGGTGAAAGCGCTGGCTGAAAGTCCGTGGGGCGTCTTTACCGTCTGCTCTACCGTGCCGATTGCGCTGTTCATGGGGATCTACATGCGCTTCCTGCGCCCTGGCCGCGTCGGCGAGGTGTCGGTCATTGGTATCGTGCTGCTGGTTGCCTCAATCTACTTCGGCGGTGTGATTGCGCACGACCCGTACTGGGGTCCGGCGCTGACCTTCAAAGACACCACCATCACCTTTGCCCTGATTGGTTACGCGTTTATCTCTGCCCTTCTGCCGGTATGGCTGATTCTGGCTCCGCGTGACTATCTGGCGACCTTCCTGAAAATCGGCGTCATCGTCGGGCTGGCGATCGGTATTGTGATCATCAACCCTGAACTGAAAATGCCGGCGGTGACCCAGTACATTGACGGTACCGGTCCGCTGTGGAAAGGCGCCCTGTTCCCGTTCCTGTTTATCACCATCGCCTGTGGTGCCGTTTCTGGCTTCCACGCGCTGATCTCCTCCGGCACCACGCCGAAGCTGATGGCCAACGAAACCGACGCGCGTTTCATCGGTTACGGTGCCATGCTGATGGAATCCTTCGTGGCGATCATGGCGCTGGTGGCTGCGTCTATCATCGAACCGGGTCTTTACTTCGCGATGAACACCCCGCCGGCAGGCCTGGGCATCACCATGCCAAATCTGCATGAGATGGGCGGTGACAACGCGGCGCTGATTATGGCGCAGTTGAAGGACGCCAGCGCCCACGCGGCGGCGACCGTCAGCTCCTGGGGCTTTGTGATTTCGCCTGAGCAGATCATGCAGACCGCGAAAGACATCGGCGAACCGTCCGTGCTGAACCGCGCCGGTGGCGCACCGACGCTGGCGGTAGGTATTGCACACGTGTTCCACAAAGTGCTGCCATGGGCGGACATGGGCTTCTGGTACCACTTCGGTATTCTGTTCGAAGCGCTGTTCATCCTCACCGCGCTGGACGCCGGTACCCGTGCAGGCCGCTTTATGCTGCAGGATCTGCTGGGTAACTTCGTGCCGTTCCTGAAGAAAACCGACTCTCTGGTGGCGGGCGTGCTGGGTACCGCGGGCTGCGTTGGCCTGTGGGGTTACCTGCTGTACCAGGGCGTTGTTGACCCACTCGGCGGCGTGAAGAGCCTGTGGCCGCTGTTCGGTATCTCTAACCAGATGCTGGCCGCCGTTGCCCTGGTGCTCGGCACCGTGGTACTGGTGAAGATGAAACGCACCAAATACATCTGGGTCACCATGGTGCCTGCGCTGTGGCTGCTGCTCTGCACCACCTGGGCGCTGGGTCTGAAACTGTTCAGCAGCAACCCGCAGCTGGAAGGCTTCTTCTACATGGCTAACCAGTACAAAGCGAAAATTGCCGCCGGTGGCGCGGATCTCACCGCCCAGCAGATTGCCAACATGAACCATATCGTGGTGAACAACTACACCAACGCGGGTCTGAGCATTCTGTTCCTGGTGGTGGTTTACAGCATTATCTTCTACGGCATCAAAACCTGGATGAAAGTGCGTAACGCTGAAGGTCGTACGGACAAAGAGACCCCGTACGTGCCGGTACCGGAAGGCGGCGTGAAGACCTCTTCGCACCATTAA
- a CDS encoding helix-turn-helix transcriptional regulator, with protein sequence MAKTTRSRSAERLVDILLELHLNGVINRSALMEKFNITERTVYRDLNALSPIVEHTGNGLYRLIHSAQSPGGKGLHHTLANFLNADSFFPERNAEFWEKLENRVDENHILILANEAEHTAERDIRRHLSNIEKSIKNCNVCQIVYKGKTRLINPYKLINKKNIWYLQATENSRLKSFSLSQIRWLDIQKRTFTPDENVIGLLEKNLDPWVSEDTFEVKIFIKDNISHYFLRRDLLPAQELLEEQHDGVTLRCQAAHENQILPLLFYWLPNIQILEPAWLKEKLVKTLEGYLAGSAATVTG encoded by the coding sequence ATGGCTAAAACGACGCGGAGCCGCTCGGCTGAACGTCTGGTCGATATTCTCCTTGAGCTACATTTAAACGGTGTGATAAACCGCAGTGCGCTGATGGAGAAATTTAATATTACCGAGCGTACCGTCTACCGGGATTTAAATGCGCTCTCCCCGATTGTGGAACATACCGGAAACGGGCTATATCGACTGATCCATTCCGCTCAATCGCCCGGCGGAAAAGGATTACACCATACCCTTGCTAACTTCCTGAATGCTGATAGCTTTTTCCCCGAAAGAAACGCGGAGTTTTGGGAGAAACTCGAAAACCGCGTTGACGAAAATCATATTCTTATTCTCGCCAACGAGGCGGAGCACACGGCGGAACGTGATATTCGTCGCCATTTATCCAACATTGAAAAATCGATTAAAAACTGTAATGTTTGCCAGATCGTTTATAAAGGCAAAACCCGGCTGATTAACCCCTATAAACTCATTAACAAAAAAAATATATGGTATTTACAAGCTACCGAAAATAGCCGGTTAAAATCCTTCTCATTGAGTCAGATTCGCTGGCTTGATATTCAGAAACGCACCTTTACGCCGGACGAAAATGTGATCGGGCTGTTGGAAAAAAACCTCGATCCGTGGGTATCGGAAGATACTTTCGAGGTGAAAATATTTATTAAGGATAATATTTCACACTACTTCCTGCGCCGCGATCTCCTCCCGGCACAAGAGCTGCTGGAGGAGCAACACGACGGCGTGACGCTGCGCTGTCAGGCAGCACATGAAAACCAGATCCTGCCGCTGCTGTTCTACTGGTTACCCAACATTCAGATCCTGGAGCCAGCCTGGCTTAAGGAAAAGCTGGTTAAAACGCTGGAAGGCTACCTGGCGGGGAGCGCAGCCACGGTAACCGGGTGA
- a CDS encoding 4-hydroxyphenylacetate 3-monooxygenase reductase subunit yields MHSDEQRLRFRDAMASLSAAVNVITTAGDAGRCGITATAVCSVTDSPPSVMVCINANSAMNPVFQGNGKLCVNVLNHEQEIMARHFAGMTGMAMEERFTLSCWQKGPLAQPVLKGALASLEGEISQVQTIGTHLVYLVEIKNIILSEEGHGLIYFKRRFHPVMMEPEAAV; encoded by the coding sequence ATGCATTCAGATGAACAACGCCTGCGTTTTCGCGACGCCATGGCCAGCCTGTCGGCCGCGGTGAATGTCATCACCACGGCGGGCGATGCCGGACGCTGCGGGATCACCGCCACTGCCGTCTGCTCGGTAACGGATTCCCCGCCGTCGGTCATGGTCTGTATCAACGCCAACAGCGCCATGAACCCGGTGTTTCAGGGCAACGGCAAACTGTGCGTGAACGTGCTCAACCACGAGCAGGAGATCATGGCTCGCCACTTCGCCGGTATGACCGGGATGGCCATGGAGGAGCGCTTTACCCTCTCCTGCTGGCAGAAAGGTCCTCTGGCGCAACCGGTGCTGAAAGGGGCGCTGGCAAGCCTGGAAGGCGAGATAAGTCAGGTGCAAACCATCGGCACGCATCTGGTTTATCTTGTTGAAATTAAAAATATCATCCTCAGTGAAGAGGGCCACGGCCTGATCTATTTCAAACGTCGTTTCCACCCGGTAATGATGGAGCCGGAAGCAGCCGTGTGA
- the hpaB gene encoding 4-hydroxyphenylacetate 3-monooxygenase, oxygenase component, whose translation MKPEEFRADTKRPLTGEEYLKSLQDGREIYIYGERVKDVTTHPAFRNAAASIAQMYDALHKPDMQDTLCWGTDTGSGGYTHKFFRVAKSADDLRQQRDAIAEWSRLSYGWMGRTPDYKAAFGCALGANPAFYGQFEQNARNWYTRIQETGLYFNHAIVNPPIDRHKPADEVKDVYIKLEKETDAGIIVSGAKVVATNSALTHYNMIGFGSAQVMGENPDFALMFVAPMDAEGVKLISRASYEMVAGATGSPYDYPLSSRFDENDAILVMDNVLIPWENVLIYRDFDRCRRWTMEGGFARMYPLQACVRLAVKLDFITALLKKSLECTGTLEFRGVQADLGEVVAWRNMFWALSDSMCSEATPWVNGAYLPDHAALQTYRVMAPMAYAKIKNIIERNVTSGLIYLPSSARDLNNPQIDQYLAKYVRGSNGMDHVERIKILKLMWDAIGSEFGGRHELYEINYSGSQDEIRLQCLRQAQSSGNMDKMMAMVDRCMSEYDQHGWTVPHLHNNSDINMLDKLLK comes from the coding sequence ATGAAGCCTGAAGAGTTCCGCGCTGATACCAAACGCCCGTTAACCGGCGAAGAGTATTTAAAAAGCCTGCAGGATGGCCGCGAGATTTATATCTACGGCGAGCGCGTTAAAGACGTCACCACCCATCCGGCGTTTCGCAATGCGGCGGCCTCCATCGCGCAGATGTACGACGCGCTGCACAAACCGGACATGCAGGATACGCTGTGCTGGGGCACCGACACCGGCAGCGGCGGTTACACCCATAAGTTCTTCCGCGTGGCGAAAAGCGCCGACGACCTGCGTCAGCAGCGAGACGCCATCGCCGAGTGGTCTCGCCTGAGCTACGGCTGGATGGGCCGCACGCCGGACTACAAAGCCGCGTTCGGCTGCGCGCTCGGCGCAAACCCGGCCTTCTACGGCCAGTTTGAGCAAAATGCCCGTAACTGGTATACCCGCATTCAGGAAACCGGCCTGTACTTTAACCACGCTATCGTCAACCCGCCTATCGACCGCCACAAACCGGCGGACGAGGTGAAAGACGTCTATATCAAGCTGGAAAAAGAGACCGACGCCGGGATCATCGTCAGCGGTGCCAAAGTAGTTGCCACCAACTCGGCGCTGACCCACTACAACATGATCGGCTTTGGCTCCGCGCAGGTGATGGGCGAAAACCCGGACTTTGCGCTGATGTTCGTCGCGCCAATGGACGCCGAAGGGGTGAAGCTGATCTCCCGCGCCTCCTACGAGATGGTGGCTGGCGCTACCGGCTCGCCGTACGACTACCCGCTCTCCAGCCGTTTTGATGAGAACGACGCGATCCTGGTGATGGATAATGTACTGATCCCATGGGAAAACGTGCTGATCTACCGCGATTTCGACCGCTGCCGTCGCTGGACTATGGAAGGCGGTTTTGCCCGCATGTACCCGCTGCAGGCCTGCGTGCGTCTGGCGGTGAAGCTCGACTTCATCACCGCCCTGCTGAAAAAATCGCTGGAGTGTACCGGCACCCTGGAGTTCCGCGGCGTGCAGGCAGATCTCGGCGAAGTGGTCGCCTGGCGCAATATGTTCTGGGCGCTGAGCGACTCCATGTGTTCCGAAGCCACGCCGTGGGTGAACGGTGCGTACCTGCCGGATCACGCGGCGCTGCAAACCTATCGCGTGATGGCGCCAATGGCCTACGCGAAGATTAAAAACATCATCGAACGCAACGTCACCAGCGGGCTGATCTACCTGCCATCCAGCGCACGGGATCTGAACAACCCGCAGATCGATCAGTATCTGGCGAAGTACGTGCGCGGCTCCAACGGCATGGATCACGTCGAACGCATCAAGATTTTGAAGCTGATGTGGGATGCCATCGGCAGCGAATTTGGCGGCCGTCACGAGCTGTATGAGATCAATTACTCCGGCAGCCAGGACGAAATTCGCCTGCAGTGTCTGCGCCAGGCGCAAAGCTCCGGCAACATGGACAAAATGATGGCGATGGTCGACCGCTGCATGTCTGAGTACGACCAACACGGCTGGACGGTGCCACACCTGCACAACAACAGCGATATCAACATGCTGGACAAGCTGCTGAAATAA
- the hpaA gene encoding 4-hydroxyphenylacetate catabolism regulatory protein HpaA: protein MCQSPVANIDISKEYDESLGTDDVHYQSFARMAAFFGRDMQAHRHDQYFQMHFLDTGQIELQLDDHRYSVQAPLFVITPPSVPHAFITESDSDGHVLTVREDLIWPLLEVLYPGTREAFGLPGICLSLADKPEELAALRHYWLLIARESTGQLPGREHTLVLLAQAVFTLLLRNARLDDHASGGMRGELKLFQRFTQLIDTHYHQHWTVPDYACELHLTESRLTDICRRFANRPPKRLIFDRQLREARRLLLFSDSTVSEIAWQLGFKDPAYFARFFNRLTGCSPSAYRAQKVPVSPVALTSALSQRAEGSP, encoded by the coding sequence ATGTGCCAGAGCCCCGTCGCCAATATCGATATCAGCAAAGAGTACGACGAAAGTCTGGGCACCGACGATGTGCACTATCAGTCGTTCGCCCGCATGGCGGCCTTTTTTGGCCGCGACATGCAGGCGCATCGTCACGACCAGTATTTTCAGATGCACTTTCTTGATACCGGGCAGATAGAACTCCAGCTCGACGATCATCGCTACTCGGTGCAGGCTCCGCTGTTCGTCATTACCCCGCCGTCGGTGCCGCACGCGTTTATCACCGAATCCGACAGCGATGGCCACGTTCTGACGGTACGCGAGGATCTCATCTGGCCGCTGCTGGAGGTGCTCTACCCCGGCACGCGAGAAGCGTTTGGCCTGCCGGGGATCTGCCTGTCGCTGGCCGATAAGCCCGAGGAGCTGGCGGCGCTCAGGCACTACTGGCTGCTGATTGCCAGGGAATCCACCGGGCAACTTCCTGGGCGCGAGCATACCCTGGTGCTGCTCGCGCAGGCGGTCTTTACCCTGCTGCTGCGTAACGCCAGGCTCGACGACCACGCTTCAGGCGGCATGCGCGGTGAGTTAAAACTGTTCCAGCGCTTTACCCAGTTGATTGACACCCACTATCACCAGCACTGGACGGTGCCGGACTACGCCTGTGAACTCCACCTGACCGAATCCCGCCTGACCGATATCTGCCGCCGCTTCGCCAACCGTCCGCCGAAGCGGCTGATCTTCGACCGCCAGCTGCGCGAAGCCAGACGGCTGTTGCTCTTTTCCGACAGTACGGTCAGCGAGATTGCGTGGCAGTTGGGCTTTAAGGATCCGGCCTATTTTGCCCGCTTTTTCAATCGCCTGACGGGTTGCTCGCCCAGCGCGTATCGGGCGCAGAAAGTACCGGTTTCCCCTGTTGCCCTCACCTCTGCCCTCTCCCAACGGGCTGAGGGATCTCCATAA
- the hpaX gene encoding 4-hydroxyphenylacetate permease: MTTSTLQDNKAVEHRVINKLFRRLIVFLFILFVFSFLDRINIGFAGLTMGKDLGLTSTMFGLAATLFYVTYVLCGIPSNIMLAKIGARRWIAGIMVVWGIASTCTMFATSPETLYVLRMLVGIAEAGFLPGILVYLTWWFPAYHRARANALFMIAMPVTMMLGSILSGYILAMDGLWNLKGWQWLFLLEGLPSVVLGVVTWFYLNDTPDQASWLDDEEKQTLKTMIAREQELAVAHAATPRSTLREVLTPAVLLYTLAYFCLTNTLSAINIWTPQILQSFNTGSSNIVIGLLAAIPQFCTILGMIWWSRRSDRLKERKKHTILPYLFAAAGWMLASATDHSLIQLLGIIMASTGSFTAMAIFWTTPDQVISLQSRAVALAVINAIGNVGSAVSPLLIGILRDATGSFSSGLWFVAGLLVVGALVLTRIPMTRQESLGRDPGMAAQKIH, from the coding sequence ATGACGACCTCTACCCTGCAAGATAATAAAGCTGTTGAACATCGCGTTATAAATAAGCTGTTCCGTCGTTTGATCGTGTTTCTCTTTATCCTGTTTGTCTTCTCGTTTCTCGATCGCATCAACATTGGCTTTGCCGGGCTGACGATGGGCAAAGATCTGGGCCTCACCTCCACGATGTTTGGCCTGGCCGCGACGCTCTTTTACGTCACCTACGTGCTGTGCGGGATCCCGAGCAACATCATGCTGGCGAAGATCGGCGCCCGGCGCTGGATCGCCGGGATCATGGTGGTGTGGGGGATCGCGTCCACCTGCACCATGTTCGCCACCAGCCCGGAAACGCTCTATGTGCTGCGCATGCTGGTGGGCATTGCCGAGGCTGGCTTCCTGCCGGGGATTTTGGTCTATCTCACCTGGTGGTTCCCGGCCTATCACCGCGCCCGCGCCAACGCACTGTTTATGATTGCCATGCCGGTAACCATGATGCTCGGCTCTATTCTTTCCGGCTACATCCTGGCGATGGACGGGCTGTGGAATCTGAAAGGCTGGCAGTGGCTGTTCCTGCTGGAAGGGTTGCCGTCGGTGGTGCTCGGCGTGGTGACCTGGTTCTACCTTAACGACACCCCGGATCAGGCCAGCTGGCTGGATGATGAAGAAAAGCAAACGCTGAAAACCATGATCGCCCGTGAGCAAGAGCTGGCGGTGGCGCATGCCGCCACGCCGCGTTCAACGCTGCGTGAAGTCCTGACCCCGGCGGTACTGCTCTATACGCTGGCCTATTTCTGTCTGACGAACACGCTGAGTGCGATCAATATCTGGACGCCGCAGATCCTGCAAAGCTTCAACACCGGCAGCAGCAACATTGTGATCGGCCTGCTGGCGGCGATCCCGCAGTTTTGCACCATCCTCGGCATGATCTGGTGGAGCCGTCGCTCCGACAGGCTGAAAGAGCGAAAAAAGCACACCATCCTGCCGTATCTCTTCGCGGCGGCGGGATGGATGCTGGCCTCGGCCACCGATCACAGCCTGATCCAGCTGCTTGGCATCATCATGGCCTCAACCGGATCGTTTACCGCCATGGCGATATTCTGGACCACGCCGGATCAGGTTATTAGCCTGCAGTCCCGTGCGGTGGCGCTGGCGGTGATCAACGCTATCGGCAACGTCGGATCCGCCGTCAGCCCGCTGCTGATCGGCATTCTGCGTGATGCTACCGGCAGCTTCAGCTCCGGGCTGTGGTTCGTCGCCGGGCTGCTGGTGGTGGGCGCGCTGGTGCTGACGCGGATCCCAATGACCCGCCAGGAGAGCCTCGGGCGCGATCCGGGGATGGCGGCACAGAAGATCCACTGA
- the hpaH gene encoding 2-oxo-hept-4-ene-1,7-dioate hydratase, giving the protein MLDKHTHTLIAHRLHQAEQSREQIRAISLEYPEITIEDAYAVQREWVNLKIAEGRVLKGHKIGLTSKAMQASSQISEPDYGALLDDMFFHDGSDIPVDRFIVPRIEVELAFVLAKPLRGPNCTIFDVYNATDYVIPALELIDARCHNVDPETQRPRKVFDTISDNAANAGVILGGRPIKPDELDLRWISALLYRNGVIEETGVAAGVLNHPANGVAWLANKLAPYDVQLEPGQIILGGSFTRPVAASKGDTFHVDYGNMGSISCRFV; this is encoded by the coding sequence ATGCTCGACAAACACACCCATACCCTGATCGCCCACCGCCTGCATCAGGCGGAGCAGTCCCGGGAGCAGATCCGCGCGATCTCGCTGGAGTACCCGGAGATCACGATTGAAGACGCCTACGCCGTACAGCGCGAATGGGTGAACCTGAAAATCGCCGAAGGCCGCGTGCTGAAAGGCCACAAGATCGGCCTCACCTCAAAAGCGATGCAGGCCAGCTCGCAGATCAGCGAGCCGGACTACGGTGCGCTGCTGGACGATATGTTCTTCCACGACGGCAGCGACATCCCCGTCGATCGCTTTATCGTCCCGCGCATTGAGGTGGAGCTGGCCTTCGTGCTGGCAAAACCGCTGCGCGGACCGAACTGCACGATCTTCGACGTCTACAACGCCACAGATTACGTCATCCCCGCGCTGGAACTGATCGACGCCCGCTGCCACAACGTTGACCCGGAAACCCAGCGCCCGCGCAAGGTGTTCGACACCATCTCCGATAACGCCGCCAACGCGGGCGTGATCCTCGGCGGCCGTCCGATTAAGCCCGACGAGCTGGATCTGCGCTGGATCTCCGCCCTGCTCTATCGCAACGGCGTGATCGAAGAGACCGGCGTTGCCGCGGGCGTGCTCAACCACCCGGCTAACGGTGTGGCGTGGCTGGCCAACAAACTTGCCCCCTACGACGTTCAGCTTGAGCCTGGCCAGATCATTCTCGGTGGTTCGTTTACCCGTCCGGTCGCGGCCAGCAAAGGCGATACCTTCCACGTGGACTACGGCAACATGGGCTCCATCAGCTGCCGCTTTGTCTAG
- a CDS encoding 5-carboxymethyl-2-hydroxymuconate Delta-isomerase, protein MPHFIAECTDNIREQADLPGLFAKVNEALAATGIFPIGGIRSRAHWLDTWQMADGKQDYAFVHMTLKIGSGRSLESREAVGEMLFALIKAHFADLMASRYLALSFELDELHPTLNYKQNNVHALFT, encoded by the coding sequence ATGCCGCATTTTATCGCTGAATGTACCGACAACATCCGCGAGCAGGCCGACCTGCCGGGGCTGTTCGCCAAAGTGAACGAGGCGCTGGCCGCCACCGGTATTTTCCCCATCGGCGGTATCCGCAGCCGTGCCCACTGGCTGGATACCTGGCAGATGGCGGACGGCAAGCAGGATTACGCCTTTGTGCATATGACGCTGAAGATTGGCTCCGGACGCAGCCTGGAGAGCCGCGAGGCCGTGGGGGAGATGCTGTTTGCGCTGATCAAAGCGCATTTTGCCGACCTCATGGCGAGCCGCTATCTGGCGCTGTCGTTTGAGCTCGACGAACTGCACCCGACGCTCAATTACAAGCAAAACAACGTGCACGCGTTGTTTACGTAA
- the hpaD gene encoding 3,4-dihydroxyphenylacetate 2,3-dioxygenase: MGKLALAAKITHVPSMYLSELPGKNHGCRQGAIDGHKEIGKRCRELGVDTIIVFDTHWLVNSAYHINCADHFSGIYTSNELPHFIRDMTYDYDGNPELGQLIADEAVKLGVRAKAHNIPSLKLEYGTLVPMRYMNADKHFKVVSISAFCTVHDFADSRRLGEAIVSAIEKYDGTVAVLASGSLSHRFIDDQRAEEGMNSYTREFDRQMDERVVKLWREGQFKEFCSMLPEYADYCYGEGNMHDTVMLLGMLGWDKYDGKVEFLTELFASSGTGQVNAVFPLPA; the protein is encoded by the coding sequence ATGGGAAAGTTAGCGTTAGCGGCAAAAATCACGCACGTACCGTCAATGTATCTCTCTGAGCTGCCGGGTAAAAACCACGGCTGCCGTCAGGGGGCCATTGACGGGCACAAAGAGATCGGCAAGCGCTGCCGCGAGCTGGGCGTCGATACCATCATCGTCTTCGACACCCACTGGCTGGTGAACAGCGCCTATCACATCAACTGTGCGGACCATTTTTCAGGCATCTACACCAGTAACGAGCTGCCGCACTTTATCCGCGACATGACCTACGACTACGACGGCAACCCGGAGCTCGGGCAGCTGATCGCCGACGAGGCGGTCAAGCTTGGCGTGCGCGCCAAAGCGCACAACATCCCGAGCCTGAAGCTGGAATACGGCACGCTGGTGCCGATGCGCTACATGAACGCGGATAAGCACTTCAAAGTGGTCTCCATCTCGGCGTTCTGCACGGTTCACGACTTCGCCGACAGCCGCAGGCTGGGCGAGGCCATCGTCAGCGCCATCGAAAAGTATGACGGCACCGTGGCGGTGCTCGCCAGCGGCTCACTGTCGCACCGCTTTATCGACGACCAGCGTGCGGAAGAAGGGATGAACAGCTACACCCGCGAGTTCGACCGCCAGATGGACGAACGGGTGGTGAAGCTATGGCGCGAAGGCCAGTTCAAAGAGTTCTGCAGCATGCTGCCGGAGTACGCCGATTACTGCTACGGCGAGGGCAACATGCACGACACGGTGATGCTGCTGGGTATGCTCGGCTGGGACAAATACGACGGCAAGGTTGAATTCCTCACCGAGCTGTTCGCCAGCTCCGGTACCGGCCAGGTTAACGCCGTTTTCCCGCTGCCCGCGTAA